From a region of the Methylomonas rapida genome:
- a CDS encoding urea ABC transporter substrate-binding protein, which translates to MAMQNEHKISRRYLMFGFWLLAAGLISCQPAQPPSIRIGVIHSLTGNMAISETPLVDAVRLAVEEINAAGGLLGRPVEMVVADSRSSPEIAAEEAERLIQEQHVSALFACWTSACRIALKPVVEKHRHLLFYPVQYEGLEESTNIIYTGSAPNQQIVPGIYWALQHLGKRLYLIGSDYVFPRVANLIITDLAKASGAEILAERYQPLGNTDFSQEIQEIQRLRPDVVINTVNGDSNLHLFSAMRDAGLSDQAIVSFSVAEGELNAQPEVHLNAHYAVWSYFQSVDSDSNRRFVQAYQQRYGSDRPTSDPVEAAYTGVKLWAQAVKEVGCDDVEQVNFAIVRQSIEAPSGILAVDPGTRHLWKNVKIGKANAHGNFDIIYDSKNALRPVPYPLYRSRREWRELAKQLRKSP; encoded by the coding sequence ATGGCAATGCAGAATGAGCACAAAATCAGTCGCCGTTATCTCATGTTCGGTTTCTGGCTTCTCGCCGCAGGTCTGATTTCCTGCCAACCGGCACAGCCGCCAAGCATCCGTATCGGTGTCATCCATTCACTGACCGGCAACATGGCGATCAGCGAAACACCATTGGTGGATGCGGTCCGGCTGGCGGTGGAAGAAATCAATGCCGCCGGCGGCTTGCTGGGACGCCCCGTGGAAATGGTGGTCGCCGACAGTCGCTCCAGCCCTGAAATCGCGGCCGAAGAGGCCGAACGCTTGATACAGGAACAACACGTCTCAGCCCTGTTCGCCTGCTGGACCTCGGCTTGCCGCATCGCGCTGAAACCGGTGGTGGAAAAACATCGTCACCTGCTGTTTTATCCGGTGCAATACGAAGGGCTGGAAGAATCGACCAATATCATTTACACGGGCTCCGCGCCCAATCAGCAAATCGTGCCGGGCATCTATTGGGCGCTGCAACATCTCGGCAAGCGCCTCTACCTGATCGGTTCCGATTACGTGTTTCCGCGCGTTGCCAACCTGATCATCACCGATTTGGCCAAGGCGTCCGGGGCCGAGATTCTGGCCGAGCGCTACCAACCGCTCGGCAACACGGACTTCAGCCAGGAAATTCAGGAAATTCAAAGACTGCGGCCGGATGTCGTCATCAACACGGTCAACGGCGACAGCAACTTGCATCTGTTCAGCGCCATGCGCGACGCCGGCCTGAGCGACCAGGCCATCGTATCCTTCAGCGTGGCTGAAGGCGAGCTGAACGCACAGCCCGAAGTTCATCTCAATGCGCATTACGCGGTCTGGAGTTATTTTCAAAGCGTCGATAGCGACAGCAATCGTCGTTTCGTCCAGGCTTACCAGCAACGCTATGGTAGCGACAGACCCACTTCCGACCCCGTCGAAGCGGCTTACACCGGCGTCAAATTATGGGCCCAGGCCGTGAAAGAAGTAGGCTGCGACGACGTCGAGCAGGTCAATTTTGCGATCGTGCGCCAGAGTATCGAAGCCCCTTCTGGCATACTTGCGGTCGATCCCGGCACCCGGCATTTATGGAAGAACGTGAAAATCGGCAAGGCCAACGCGCATGGCAATTTCGACATTATCTACGACTCCAAGAACGCCTTGAGGCCTGTCCCCTACCCGCTTTATCGCAGCCGGCGCGAATGGCGTGAGCTGGCCAAGCAGCTCAGGAAATCGCCATGA
- a CDS encoding response regulator: protein MTDDSAAPIRVLLIEDEAGDAGLAQLALRDFRNAHFSVAWVQTLAKALESMGQQTYDVILLDLTLPDSAGINTVERILAVASLTPIIVLTGQTDTEFGLNTLKAGATEYLVKGDFGYDGLARTIFYTLHRTKLERELAEYRFHLEELVTHRTAELALAKEAAESANRAKTAFLANMSHELRTPLNAILGFAQLMERDPALDSDHRRELQTINRSGRHLLALINDVLEISRIEAGHTLIQNKPFDFVDMLHSVEEMIRLRAAAKGLTFKLEQHGELPSSVVGDGQRLKQVLLNLLGNAVKYTEHGEINLRMTPCNEHIRFEVSDTGVGIAPDEQTRIFQAFYQTDVGLSLGEGTGLGLTLSREFVHMMGGEISVQSQPGQGSIFSFSVPLPAADSPPTTLPHARVLGLQAGQAPVRILIAEDAADSREFIVRLLTSVGFEVRAVENGLQAIETFKTWHPHFIWMDIRMPVMDGYAATRQIRALPGGDSVKIVALTASVFQERLGDILQAGCDDVLGKPFEEERLFQIMAELLNVKYRYDETVNHIETTELDLTTTSLELCLAIKYAAETLDLAGFGDIIEQLRDSQPTVAPILQRWVNEFRFEQIQRAADAGINAKEKRHGNAE from the coding sequence ATGACCGACGACAGCGCCGCACCGATTCGGGTATTGCTGATTGAAGACGAAGCCGGCGATGCGGGTTTGGCTCAACTGGCCTTGCGCGACTTCCGTAATGCGCATTTCAGCGTGGCCTGGGTACAAACCCTGGCAAAAGCGCTGGAAAGCATGGGCCAGCAAACGTATGATGTCATCTTGCTCGATCTGACCTTGCCGGATTCCGCGGGCATCAACACCGTCGAACGGATATTGGCGGTGGCCAGCCTGACACCCATCATCGTGCTGACCGGCCAGACCGATACCGAATTCGGCCTGAACACGCTAAAAGCCGGCGCCACCGAATATCTGGTGAAAGGCGACTTTGGCTATGACGGTCTGGCCAGAACCATTTTTTATACCCTGCATCGCACCAAACTGGAACGCGAACTGGCGGAATACCGCTTTCATTTGGAGGAATTGGTCACCCACCGCACCGCCGAACTGGCGCTGGCGAAGGAAGCCGCCGAATCCGCCAACCGCGCCAAAACCGCGTTTCTGGCCAACATGAGCCATGAACTGCGCACACCGCTGAACGCCATTCTGGGTTTCGCTCAATTGATGGAACGCGACCCTGCCCTGGACAGCGACCACCGCCGCGAGTTGCAAACCATCAACCGCAGCGGCCGCCATTTGCTGGCCTTGATCAACGATGTACTGGAAATCTCCCGCATCGAGGCGGGCCATACCCTGATACAGAACAAACCCTTCGATTTCGTCGACATGCTGCATAGCGTCGAAGAAATGATCCGCTTGCGCGCGGCGGCAAAAGGCTTGACATTCAAACTCGAGCAACACGGTGAGCTGCCATCTTCGGTGGTTGGCGACGGCCAGCGGTTAAAACAAGTCTTGCTCAATTTACTGGGCAATGCCGTCAAATACACCGAACACGGCGAAATCAACCTGCGCATGACGCCCTGCAACGAGCATATCCGCTTCGAGGTCAGTGACACCGGTGTCGGCATCGCCCCGGACGAACAGACACGCATCTTCCAGGCCTTTTACCAGACCGACGTTGGCCTTTCGCTGGGCGAAGGCACCGGTTTGGGGCTCACTCTCAGCCGCGAGTTCGTGCACATGATGGGCGGTGAAATCAGCGTGCAAAGTCAACCCGGTCAAGGCAGCATCTTCAGCTTCAGCGTGCCGCTGCCCGCCGCTGACAGCCCGCCCACGACTTTACCGCATGCCAGGGTTTTAGGCTTGCAAGCAGGACAGGCCCCCGTACGCATTCTCATCGCCGAGGATGCGGCCGATAGCCGGGAATTCATCGTGCGCTTGCTGACCAGCGTGGGTTTCGAAGTGCGCGCGGTAGAAAATGGCCTGCAAGCCATCGAGACGTTTAAAACCTGGCACCCCCACTTCATCTGGATGGATATCCGCATGCCGGTCATGGATGGCTATGCCGCCACCCGGCAAATTCGTGCCTTGCCGGGTGGCGATAGCGTCAAAATAGTCGCGCTGACGGCTAGTGTGTTTCAGGAACGCCTGGGCGATATTTTACAGGCCGGCTGCGACGATGTACTGGGAAAACCCTTCGAAGAAGAGCGCCTGTTCCAGATCATGGCCGAGCTTCTGAATGTCAAATACCGTTATGATGAAACCGTCAACCACATCGAAACCACGGAATTGGATTTGACGACGACCAGCCTGGAACTCTGCCTCGCCATCAAATACGCCGCCGAAACCCTGGATTTGGCGGGATTCGGCGACATCATCGAACAACTGCGCGACAGCCAGCCTACGGTTGCCCCGATTTTACAGCGCTGGGTCAACGAATTCCGTTTCGAGCAAATTCAACGCGCCGCCGATGCCGGCATCAACGCCAAGGAGAAGCGCCATGGCAATGCAGAATGA
- a CDS encoding response regulator produces the protein MTFEINPFEILLLEDEPADAHLVRVSLKEARVHCQLHHLLDGREGLDFLQRKQPFESAPRPDLILLDLNMPRMNGHEFLAAVKADENFRDIPVVVLTTSEVERDVEASFKHGAAGYITKPVDMQQFTAAISQLSDYWFVLTRLPRENKI, from the coding sequence ATGACGTTCGAGATTAACCCCTTCGAAATCCTGCTTTTGGAAGATGAGCCGGCCGACGCCCATCTGGTCCGCGTTTCGTTGAAAGAAGCGCGGGTGCATTGCCAGTTGCACCACCTGCTCGACGGCCGCGAAGGCCTGGACTTTTTACAGCGCAAGCAGCCCTTCGAATCGGCTCCGCGGCCGGATTTGATCTTGCTGGATTTGAACATGCCGCGCATGAACGGCCACGAGTTTCTCGCCGCGGTCAAGGCCGATGAAAATTTTCGCGACATCCCGGTCGTGGTGCTGACCACCTCGGAAGTCGAACGCGACGTCGAAGCCAGTTTCAAGCATGGCGCGGCCGGCTATATCACCAAGCCGGTCGACATGCAGCAATTTACCGCCGCCATCTCGCAATTGAGCGATTACTGGTTCGTGCTGACCCGACTGCCACGCGAAAACAAAATATGA
- a CDS encoding sensor histidine kinase, with protein sequence MKELRHLKLSTFAAVFAWSALLAGFCHYDISLARQHTEALARKEARANFDKDLAFRLWATSHGGVYVPIDSRTPPNPALAQIPERDIQTPSGRKLTLMNPAYMLRQLMEDFGELYGIRGKITSFKLMNPINAPDAWEAEAMHQFERGAKEVFEFANIDGEPYLRLMAAMLVQQGCLKCHGSQGYKLGEVRGGVGVSIPMRPYWQELDEQIHKKIAMYGAIWLIGLAAIISWSLLSKRRLLEKDRITAQIGQQHAAIERANAELTHFANISAHHLMEPARRLLSYAQRLRTRLGSRIQEDEDALLSLEYIEKGAARMRDLLRDIERYLAASTARGPMQLNDPGAALTEARRRLAKLIADNKVELDVTALPPVYLDLPRLADLFEILLNNAIIHARLDVPPRVRIAAQAEKSAVRIVIEDNGPGIEPEYRRRVFGVFEQLKPNPLAGTGIGLAIVERIVNSRNGKIWIESSDMGGIAVIFDLPTGVLNNDVRD encoded by the coding sequence ATGAAAGAGCTGCGCCATCTCAAATTGAGCACGTTTGCCGCTGTTTTTGCCTGGAGCGCCTTGCTGGCTGGTTTTTGCCATTACGACATCAGCTTAGCCAGACAGCACACCGAGGCACTTGCCCGCAAGGAAGCCAGGGCCAACTTCGACAAGGATCTAGCTTTTCGTTTATGGGCGACCAGCCACGGCGGCGTCTATGTGCCAATCGACAGCAGAACCCCACCCAATCCGGCACTGGCCCAGATTCCCGAGCGCGATATTCAAACCCCATCGGGCAGGAAACTGACGCTGATGAATCCCGCCTATATGCTGCGCCAACTAATGGAAGATTTCGGCGAGTTGTATGGCATCCGGGGCAAAATCACCAGTTTCAAGTTAATGAATCCCATCAATGCCCCCGATGCCTGGGAAGCGGAAGCCATGCATCAGTTTGAGCGTGGAGCAAAAGAAGTTTTCGAATTCGCCAACATCGATGGAGAACCGTATTTGCGCTTGATGGCCGCGATGCTGGTGCAGCAAGGTTGCTTGAAATGCCATGGCTCTCAAGGTTACAAACTCGGCGAAGTACGCGGCGGCGTCGGCGTTTCGATACCGATGCGGCCTTATTGGCAAGAACTTGACGAACAGATTCATAAAAAGATAGCGATGTATGGTGCCATCTGGCTAATAGGCTTGGCCGCTATCATCAGCTGGAGTTTGCTGAGCAAACGGCGTCTGCTGGAAAAAGACCGCATCACCGCGCAAATCGGCCAGCAACATGCAGCCATCGAACGCGCCAATGCCGAGCTGACGCACTTCGCCAATATTTCCGCTCACCACCTGATGGAACCCGCGCGTAGATTGCTGTCGTACGCCCAGCGCTTGCGCACGCGACTCGGCAGCCGGATACAGGAGGATGAAGACGCGCTTTTGTCGCTGGAATACATCGAAAAAGGCGCGGCCCGCATGCGTGACTTGCTGCGGGACATCGAGCGCTATCTGGCCGCCAGCACCGCGCGCGGCCCCATGCAATTGAACGATCCCGGCGCGGCCTTGACCGAAGCCCGCCGCCGTTTGGCCAAGCTGATCGCCGACAACAAGGTAGAGCTCGACGTGACCGCTTTGCCGCCCGTTTACCTGGACTTACCGCGTCTGGCCGATTTGTTCGAAATCCTGCTGAACAACGCCATCATTCACGCGCGCCTGGACGTCCCACCCCGCGTCCGGATTGCGGCGCAAGCCGAAAAATCCGCCGTGCGCATCGTGATCGAGGACAATGGCCCCGGCATCGAGCCAGAATATCGCCGGCGCGTATTCGGCGTATTCGAACAACTCAAGCCCAACCCATTGGCCGGAACCGGCATCGGCCTGGCCATCGTCGAGCGCATCGTAAACAGCCGGAACGGCAAAATATGGATAGAATCCTCAGACATGGGCGGTATCGCCGTAATATTCGACCTGCCAACCGGAGTTCTTAATAATGACGTTCGAGATTAA
- a CDS encoding ATP-binding protein, producing MNWLQKLFFGSLRRQLIIGVAVTNALIMAMFVWDASERQKQMLLDRQTEYAIALTQSVASSSASWLSTRDFQGLQEIIRAQKRYPELQYAMILDKRGRIVAHNDPAHLNQYILDLPAETAEPADVYIQQRSLALVDVVSPIMLSSYRIGWVRVGLTRQTMNARLQSIYRDGVLFALASIVISSLWVGIMGWRLTRRLEIIREASDAIQAGERKRRVHLSGIDEAAALGSAFDAMLDTLAARDLALRLANERLQAATRAGIIGIWEWDAVTDELIWDEVMCRLYGIQVQAFAGTPQAWLNLLHPQDRRAARRDVLKTLSGKHDYDSEFRVIWPDGSIHYLKSAAQLIRDENGHPARMVGVNYDLTQIKRVEAELKRSNGELEQFAYAVSHDMRQPLRMVNSYLQLIEKTLKEQLDDDTRQFLHFATDGARRMDGMILALLDFSRVGRKTLPMAELDVRETLDEALAFLGPEINANATEIKIDGDWPRVVASRDEMVRLFQNLVGNALKYHETGKAPVVNITGTLQANAWHCEIADQGVGIDPSQIGRLFQVFSRLQAQSRFEGVGVGLALCRKIVEHHGGRIGVESAGEGQGSSFWFELPLTASDQPAP from the coding sequence ATGAATTGGCTGCAGAAGCTTTTTTTTGGCTCGTTACGGCGCCAGTTGATCATCGGAGTCGCCGTCACCAATGCGCTGATCATGGCCATGTTCGTCTGGGACGCCAGCGAACGCCAGAAGCAGATGCTATTGGATCGGCAAACCGAGTATGCGATTGCGTTGACGCAAAGCGTGGCCTCTTCGTCCGCGAGCTGGCTATCGACCCGAGACTTTCAAGGCTTGCAGGAAATCATACGCGCGCAAAAACGTTATCCAGAACTGCAATACGCCATGATTCTGGATAAGCGCGGACGCATCGTCGCCCATAACGACCCTGCGCATCTGAATCAATACATACTCGATCTGCCAGCGGAGACCGCGGAACCGGCCGACGTCTACATTCAGCAGCGCAGTCTGGCCTTGGTGGATGTCGTCAGCCCCATCATGCTGTCGTCGTATCGGATCGGCTGGGTCAGGGTCGGCTTGACCAGACAAACCATGAATGCGCGTTTGCAAAGTATTTATCGCGATGGCGTTCTGTTCGCCTTGGCATCAATCGTGATCAGTTCGTTGTGGGTGGGCATTATGGGCTGGCGCTTGACCCGCCGCCTGGAAATCATCCGCGAGGCCAGCGATGCGATTCAGGCCGGAGAGCGCAAGCGTCGCGTTCACCTGAGCGGCATCGACGAAGCCGCGGCGCTCGGTAGCGCCTTCGACGCGATGCTGGACACGCTGGCGGCGCGCGATCTAGCCCTGCGCCTGGCCAACGAACGCTTGCAAGCCGCGACCCGAGCCGGCATCATCGGCATTTGGGAGTGGGATGCGGTCACCGATGAGTTGATCTGGGACGAAGTCATGTGTCGACTCTACGGCATTCAGGTTCAGGCATTCGCCGGCACGCCGCAAGCCTGGCTGAACTTGCTGCATCCGCAAGATCGCCGTGCGGCGCGGCGCGATGTTCTGAAAACCTTAAGCGGCAAGCATGACTACGATTCCGAATTTCGCGTCATTTGGCCGGATGGTTCCATACACTATCTGAAATCGGCGGCACAATTGATACGCGACGAAAACGGCCACCCCGCGCGCATGGTGGGCGTCAATTACGACCTCACCCAAATCAAGCGGGTCGAAGCGGAATTGAAACGCTCGAATGGCGAGCTGGAACAATTTGCCTACGCCGTATCGCACGACATGCGCCAGCCGCTGCGCATGGTCAACAGTTATCTGCAATTGATCGAAAAAACCCTGAAGGAACAACTGGACGACGATACCCGGCAATTTTTGCATTTCGCCACCGATGGCGCTCGCCGCATGGACGGCATGATCCTGGCGTTACTGGATTTTTCCCGAGTCGGCCGCAAAACCCTGCCCATGGCCGAGTTGGACGTTCGCGAAACATTGGATGAAGCCCTGGCCTTTCTGGGGCCGGAAATCAACGCCAATGCGACAGAAATCAAAATCGACGGCGACTGGCCGCGCGTGGTCGCCAGTCGCGACGAAATGGTGCGCCTGTTCCAAAACTTGGTGGGCAACGCCTTGAAGTATCACGAAACCGGCAAGGCACCGGTCGTCAACATTACCGGCACACTGCAAGCCAATGCCTGGCACTGCGAAATAGCCGATCAAGGCGTCGGCATCGATCCCAGCCAAATTGGCCGGTTATTTCAGGTATTTTCCCGCCTGCAGGCGCAATCCCGTTTCGAAGGCGTCGGCGTGGGTTTGGCTTTATGCCGCAAAATCGTCGAACATCATGGCGGCCGAATTGGCGTGGAATCCGCTGGCGAAGGGCAAGGCAGCAGTTTTTGGTTTGAACTGCCGTTGACGGCAAGTGACCAACCAGCACCATGA
- a CDS encoding PhnD/SsuA/transferrin family substrate-binding protein, protein MPPLYRPLVFALFAVIVGCGSENDAPQGPKYANAPLDTEKPLYRFAVHPLHNPAKLAEAYQPLVDYLNLHISEVQFELEASRDYQNYEAKFRDRQPELLLPNPWQTLEAMKVGYHVIAMAGDAEDFKGIFIIRKDSGIQSPLDLKGKVVSYPSPTALAACIMPQYFLHNQGLDVIHDIENRYVGSQESSIMNVYLGEASAGATWPPPWRLFQKNHPQQAAELTVAWQTPPLMNNSVMVRDNVPASTRDAIKARLLALFDSYEGQAILASMETARFHDADDTSYQRVRDYITEFESTVRPVEQP, encoded by the coding sequence ATGCCCCCCCTGTACCGCCCTCTCGTTTTCGCGCTGTTTGCCGTGATAGTTGGCTGCGGCTCCGAAAACGATGCGCCACAAGGGCCCAAATACGCTAACGCACCGCTCGATACCGAGAAACCCCTCTACCGTTTTGCGGTCCATCCCTTGCATAATCCGGCCAAACTGGCCGAGGCTTACCAACCGCTGGTCGATTACCTGAACCTTCATATCAGCGAAGTCCAGTTTGAACTGGAAGCCTCGCGCGATTACCAAAATTACGAAGCCAAATTCCGCGACCGCCAACCCGAGTTGTTATTGCCGAATCCGTGGCAAACCCTGGAAGCCATGAAGGTGGGCTATCACGTCATCGCAATGGCCGGCGATGCCGAAGACTTCAAAGGCATATTCATCATACGCAAGGACAGCGGCATCCAATCGCCGCTGGATTTGAAAGGCAAGGTCGTCAGCTATCCATCGCCCACCGCGCTGGCCGCTTGCATCATGCCGCAGTATTTCCTGCACAACCAGGGCCTCGATGTCATTCACGACATCGAAAACCGCTATGTCGGCTCGCAGGAATCCTCGATCATGAACGTCTATTTGGGCGAGGCCTCGGCCGGAGCGACCTGGCCTCCTCCTTGGCGCCTGTTTCAAAAAAACCATCCCCAACAAGCGGCCGAATTGACGGTCGCCTGGCAAACACCCCCGCTGATGAATAATTCGGTGATGGTACGCGACAATGTGCCGGCCAGCACGCGCGATGCCATCAAAGCCAGGCTCCTGGCGTTGTTCGATTCCTATGAAGGCCAGGCGATTCTAGCCAGCATGGAAACCGCCCGTTTTCACGATGCCGACGATACCAGCTATCAACGGGTGCGCGATTACATCACCGAGTTCGAAAGCACCGTCAGGCCGGTCGAGCAACCATGA
- a CDS encoding HD domain-containing phosphohydrolase gives MNNSGDNQGNIVIVDDQPNNLRVLSGILQQAGYKVRPALDGKFALQSIKSSPPDLILLDIRMPEMDGYEVCRHLKADEQTREIPVIFISALQDMEDKLNAFRVGGVDYVAKPFQMEEVLARVQAHIKLYRLQCNLQNVIETRTQDLRMTLESLSESQKKYSKILEEMILAISMTIEKRDPYTAGHQWRVSLIAAEIAHELGMSADRIEGIRLGGMVHDIGKIYVPVEILTRPGALSDIEFSFIKTHPEVGYDIVKHVQFPWPVADMILQHHERLDGSGYPRGLKRGEILLESQIISVSDIVEAIASHRPYRPALGLEHALKEIRAGAGRIYDADVAAACLRLFEEKGYMLPELIKRT, from the coding sequence ATGAATAATTCAGGCGACAACCAGGGCAACATTGTTATCGTGGACGATCAGCCCAACAATCTGCGAGTCTTGAGCGGCATCCTGCAGCAAGCAGGCTACAAGGTACGCCCCGCCCTGGACGGAAAATTCGCGCTGCAGTCGATCAAATCCAGCCCGCCCGATCTGATTTTATTGGACATCCGCATGCCCGAAATGGATGGCTACGAGGTTTGCCGCCACCTGAAGGCCGATGAACAAACCCGGGAAATCCCGGTCATTTTCATCAGTGCGCTACAAGACATGGAAGACAAGCTGAACGCCTTCCGTGTCGGCGGCGTCGATTACGTGGCCAAACCCTTTCAGATGGAAGAAGTCCTGGCGAGGGTTCAGGCTCACATCAAGCTTTATCGCTTGCAATGCAACCTGCAAAACGTCATCGAGACCCGCACGCAAGACTTGCGCATGACGCTGGAATCCTTGAGCGAAAGTCAAAAAAAGTATTCCAAGATCCTGGAAGAAATGATCCTGGCGATTTCGATGACCATCGAGAAACGCGACCCGTACACAGCCGGCCACCAGTGGCGGGTTTCCTTGATAGCCGCCGAGATCGCCCACGAACTTGGGATGAGCGCGGATCGAATCGAAGGCATCCGCTTGGGCGGAATGGTGCATGACATCGGCAAGATCTATGTCCCGGTCGAAATTCTGACACGCCCTGGCGCCTTGTCCGATATCGAATTTTCCTTCATCAAAACCCACCCGGAAGTCGGTTACGACATCGTCAAGCATGTGCAATTCCCTTGGCCGGTGGCGGACATGATTCTGCAACACCACGAACGCCTCGATGGCAGCGGCTATCCGCGCGGCTTGAAGCGCGGCGAGATACTGCTGGAATCGCAAATCATCAGCGTGTCGGACATCGTCGAAGCCATCGCCTCTCATCGTCCTTATCGGCCGGCACTGGGTTTGGAACACGCATTGAAGGAGATTCGCGCGGGAGCCGGTCGTATTTATGACGCCGATGTCGCGGCCGCCTGTTTACGTCTGTTCGAGGAAAAGGGCTACATGCTTCCCGAGTTGATCAAGAGAACCTAG
- a CDS encoding HAD family hydrolase — translation MSNPIIHAYDFDGVICDSAVETAITGWKAAGQLWGDMPTETPPDMIEKFRQIRPIIETGYEAILAMRLLYLGDSCDAIFRDYQEKTQQLLRQAQVSVEQLKKRFGETRDHWIANDLASWIAMNPLFPGIAEKLQQLGRTETWYVVTTKQERFVKHILQANAIELADERIFGLDRNLSKVEVLQGLLKTHPGQELQFIEDRLPTLLNVQKHPELAAVKLLFATWGYNTDSDKSRAKQQGFVSLNLTDFVP, via the coding sequence ATGAGCAATCCGATAATTCACGCCTATGATTTTGACGGCGTCATCTGTGACAGCGCCGTGGAAACCGCCATCACCGGCTGGAAAGCCGCCGGCCAACTCTGGGGCGACATGCCCACCGAGACGCCGCCCGACATGATCGAAAAATTCCGCCAGATTCGCCCCATCATCGAAACCGGTTATGAGGCGATCCTGGCGATGCGCTTGTTATATCTGGGCGACAGCTGCGACGCCATTTTCCGCGACTACCAGGAAAAAACCCAGCAATTGCTACGGCAAGCGCAAGTCAGCGTCGAGCAATTGAAAAAACGGTTTGGCGAAACCCGCGATCACTGGATAGCAAACGACCTGGCATCCTGGATTGCGATGAATCCGTTATTTCCGGGGATTGCGGAAAAATTGCAACAGCTTGGGCGGACGGAAACCTGGTATGTCGTCACCACCAAACAAGAACGCTTCGTCAAACACATCCTGCAAGCCAACGCCATCGAACTGGCCGACGAAAGGATTTTTGGCCTCGACCGCAATTTGAGCAAGGTCGAAGTCTTGCAAGGCTTATTAAAAACCCATCCGGGTCAAGAATTGCAGTTTATCGAGGATCGCCTGCCGACCTTGCTCAACGTGCAAAAACATCCGGAGCTGGCTGCCGTGAAATTGCTGTTTGCGACATGGGGCTATAACACCGACAGCGATAAATCACGCGCCAAACAACAGGGCTTTGTCAGTCTGAACTTGACTGATTTTGTGCCGTGA
- a CDS encoding DUF2905 domain-containing protein, which translates to MATDKLLISAGLLILTLGLIMKYAPWLINWFGKLPGDIDIQSTHGRVFIPITSMLVISLLLTLIVNLCLRK; encoded by the coding sequence ATGGCCACCGACAAACTGCTGATCAGCGCCGGCCTCTTGATCCTGACCTTGGGCCTGATAATGAAGTATGCGCCATGGTTGATCAACTGGTTTGGCAAACTGCCAGGCGATATCGACATCCAAAGCACCCATGGCCGTGTCTTCATACCGATTACGTCCATGCTTGTCATCAGCCTGTTACTGACACTGATAGTCAATTTGTGCTTGCGCAAATAA
- a CDS encoding O-acetyl-ADP-ribose deacetylase, producing the protein MTNDLVHVVQADLTTLNVDAIVNAANPSLLGGGGVDGAIHRRAGPELLAECRTLGGCITGEAKITAGYRLQAKYVIHTVGPVWRDGQHDETDLLASCYRNCLNLARERHIQSIAFPCISTGIYGFPKSLAARIALSSVKAFLRGHDEGMQVYFCCFSETDADIYRHLLQHSSEDMRYP; encoded by the coding sequence ATGACAAATGATTTAGTCCATGTGGTGCAAGCGGATTTGACTACTCTGAACGTCGACGCCATCGTGAATGCCGCGAATCCCTCGCTATTGGGCGGTGGTGGCGTCGATGGCGCCATTCATCGTCGAGCTGGTCCCGAATTGCTCGCGGAGTGCCGAACATTGGGCGGCTGTATTACGGGGGAGGCCAAAATCACCGCGGGTTACCGGCTGCAGGCAAAATACGTGATTCACACCGTCGGTCCAGTCTGGCGCGACGGTCAGCATGACGAAACGGATTTGTTGGCAAGCTGCTATCGAAATTGCCTGAATTTGGCGAGGGAACGCCACATACAATCAATTGCCTTTCCGTGCATCAGCACCGGTATTTACGGGTTTCCAAAATCGCTGGCGGCTCGGATTGCCCTATCAAGCGTCAAGGCTTTTTTACGCGGGCATGATGAAGGCATGCAGGTGTATTTTTGCTGTTTCTCTGAAACCGACGCGGATATTTATCGGCATTTGCTACAACACTCAAGTGAAGACATGCGCTACCCGTGA